The following are encoded in a window of SAR324 cluster bacterium genomic DNA:
- a CDS encoding electron transfer flavoprotein subunit alpha/FixB family protein, which translates to MAKILVVAEVKGGQVKKPSLELLSFAKSKGLEVDAVVMGSGVAKLADTLAGQGANKVYVADDASLALYSTLPYTSAVVDAVKQSGATQVWLTSSESGKDLTPRVAARLGVGALPDVKKLEINGDDVVAYRPAMATKVIQKVTFSKPGIRVISVRGGSFDVAPAESKAATVVNLSIPQADNRVRVKEVVTESGGQVELTEANVIVSVGRGVKGTEGVEFVKPLSSLLGAAFGASRAVCDAGWMPHSAQVGQTGKVVAPSVYFAVGISGAIQHLAGMSGSKVIVAVNKDPEAPIFKVADYGIVGDLFKAVPVLIEEIKKAKG; encoded by the coding sequence ATGGCAAAAATATTAGTTGTTGCAGAAGTAAAAGGTGGCCAGGTTAAAAAACCTTCCCTGGAATTGCTATCGTTTGCAAAATCCAAAGGTTTGGAAGTTGATGCGGTAGTGATGGGTAGTGGTGTGGCAAAACTGGCAGACACACTTGCGGGTCAGGGAGCTAACAAAGTTTATGTGGCGGATGATGCGTCTTTAGCGTTATACAGCACATTGCCCTATACAAGTGCTGTTGTTGACGCAGTGAAACAATCTGGTGCTACACAAGTTTGGCTGACATCTTCAGAATCAGGAAAGGATCTAACGCCTCGTGTGGCTGCAAGATTAGGAGTTGGGGCTTTGCCTGATGTGAAAAAACTTGAAATCAATGGTGATGATGTTGTTGCGTATCGCCCTGCTATGGCAACAAAAGTGATCCAAAAGGTAACATTTTCCAAACCAGGAATACGTGTAATCAGTGTTCGAGGCGGGTCGTTTGATGTGGCTCCTGCTGAAAGTAAGGCAGCAACTGTTGTTAATTTGAGCATCCCTCAGGCAGACAACCGTGTTCGTGTTAAGGAAGTTGTGACTGAAAGTGGCGGCCAGGTTGAATTAACAGAGGCGAATGTGATTGTGTCTGTTGGCCGTGGCGTAAAAGGAACTGAAGGTGTTGAGTTTGTGAAACCTCTCTCCAGTCTGTTAGGTGCCGCATTTGGCGCATCACGAGCTGTTTGTGACGCAGGTTGGATGCCCCATTCAGCCCAGGTTGGCCAAACCGGTAAAGTAGTCGCTCCGTCTGTATATTTTGCGGTTGGAATTTCAGGAGCCATTCAACATCTTGCTGGTATGAGTGGATCCAAGGTCATTGTTGCGGTGAACAAAGATCCTGAAGCCCCAATTTTTAAAGTGGCTGATTACGGTATCGTTGGAGATTTGTTCAAGGCTGTCCCTGTACTCATTGAAGAAATCAAAAAAGCTAAAGGATAA
- a CDS encoding (Fe-S)-binding protein has product MNPVLISLMLLLSVAVTLYAIYMKMAVLKAAQPENRFDQIPLRIKELVKIGFAQQRLIGRKHERSSGAMHTFIFWGFLVLGTRSLSLLGEGFVHGFQDYMPLLGSDWLLGYVYTFIKDVFEGIVFLMILFAFYRRFILRPARLHNSFEAILVLCFIGSLMITDLLYDGAKFNLIQHYGQHSIHYLQSPIYGTEADWAPVARLFGSLISGWGETINAGIYFFSYWIHVGVLLIFLPFLPGSKHMHVISALPNVFFRSLGYPHTPVKLLDCEDESAWENQSLGMTRIEQLSWKQVLDLYTCTECGRCKDVCPTYVTHKPLTLKDMNDSLKHHLVDEAEHIVSHGKSSDAKELVGDVIHPDTLWACTTCRACEEVCPVMIEHVPRIIAMRQAQTLLFEAQPAEINTAYKGLERNYNPWGIGYDKRAKWAEGLDIPLMSQTKAEDIDILMWVGCAGSFDDRNQKIAQATAKLLKHAGLKFAILGSEEKCTGDLARRSGNEMLYQMLAGENIEVLNQYKIKKIVTSCPHCLNALKNEYPQLGGTYEVYHHSQLIAQLIEEKKLKVQFHMSEKITYHDPCYLGRYNQEYDAPRNILKAVTKAAPIEMRRSRNESFCCGAGGARMWLEETIGTRVNEERVMQVAETGATTVATGCPFCMTMIKDGIASTGHEEKINVQDIAELVLASVEE; this is encoded by the coding sequence ATGAATCCTGTTTTAATAAGTTTAATGCTGTTGTTGTCAGTAGCAGTAACTTTATATGCTATTTATATGAAGATGGCTGTGCTAAAAGCGGCTCAACCTGAAAATCGTTTTGACCAGATTCCTTTAAGAATCAAAGAATTGGTGAAAATTGGTTTTGCTCAGCAACGATTGATTGGACGTAAACATGAGCGTTCCTCAGGAGCAATGCATACCTTCATTTTCTGGGGGTTTCTTGTTCTTGGAACACGATCATTGTCATTGCTAGGAGAAGGATTTGTTCATGGATTTCAGGATTATATGCCCTTGCTTGGTTCTGATTGGCTATTAGGTTATGTCTATACTTTTATAAAGGATGTCTTTGAAGGTATTGTTTTTTTAATGATCCTTTTTGCTTTTTACCGAAGATTTATTTTAAGGCCTGCACGGTTGCATAATAGTTTCGAAGCAATTCTTGTTTTATGCTTTATCGGCAGTTTGATGATAACAGATCTCCTGTATGATGGAGCTAAATTCAATCTGATTCAGCATTATGGACAGCACAGCATCCATTACCTCCAAAGTCCAATATACGGAACAGAAGCTGACTGGGCCCCCGTTGCCCGTTTATTTGGTTCATTAATTTCCGGTTGGGGAGAAACCATCAATGCTGGAATTTACTTTTTCTCCTACTGGATCCATGTTGGAGTATTGCTGATATTTTTGCCATTTTTGCCTGGTTCAAAGCACATGCATGTGATCAGTGCATTGCCTAATGTTTTTTTCCGCTCTCTGGGCTATCCTCATACCCCTGTTAAATTACTTGATTGTGAAGATGAATCGGCTTGGGAAAATCAATCGTTGGGAATGACCCGAATCGAGCAGTTGAGCTGGAAACAGGTACTCGATCTTTATACTTGTACGGAATGCGGACGTTGTAAGGATGTTTGCCCAACCTACGTAACGCATAAGCCATTAACACTCAAAGACATGAATGATAGCCTGAAACATCATCTTGTGGATGAAGCAGAACACATCGTGTCCCATGGGAAAAGCAGTGATGCAAAAGAGTTGGTCGGCGACGTGATTCATCCTGATACATTATGGGCCTGCACCACTTGCAGAGCTTGTGAGGAGGTTTGCCCTGTAATGATTGAGCATGTACCAAGAATCATTGCAATGAGACAGGCTCAAACATTGCTATTTGAAGCTCAACCTGCTGAGATCAACACAGCCTACAAGGGCCTCGAAAGAAACTATAATCCTTGGGGAATTGGTTATGACAAACGCGCAAAATGGGCTGAAGGTTTGGATATTCCCTTAATGTCTCAGACCAAAGCTGAAGATATTGATATCCTGATGTGGGTAGGTTGTGCAGGTTCATTTGATGACCGAAACCAGAAAATCGCCCAGGCTACCGCAAAATTACTGAAACATGCGGGGCTGAAATTTGCGATTCTGGGAAGCGAGGAAAAATGTACTGGTGACTTGGCACGACGCTCTGGCAATGAAATGCTGTATCAAATGCTTGCTGGAGAAAACATTGAAGTATTGAATCAGTATAAGATCAAAAAAATCGTGACTTCTTGCCCTCACTGTTTAAATGCTTTGAAAAATGAATACCCCCAGTTAGGTGGCACTTACGAAGTGTACCATCATTCTCAATTGATAGCACAATTGATCGAGGAGAAAAAACTGAAGGTTCAATTTCATATGAGTGAAAAAATAACATACCATGATCCCTGTTACCTGGGACGTTACAATCAGGAATATGACGCACCAAGAAACATTCTGAAAGCCGTAACAAAGGCAGCACCCATTGAGATGAGACGCAGTCGGAATGAAAGTTTCTGTTGTGGTGCAGGGGGCGCACGTATGTGGTTGGAAGAAACAATTGGAACCCGAGTGAATGAAGAACGTGTAATGCAAGTTGCGGAAACTGGTGCGACAACTGTAGCTACTGGTTGTCCGTTTTGTATGACCATGATCAAAGATGGCATTGCCTCAACTGGACATGAGGAGAAAATAAATGTCCAGGATATCGCTGAGTTGGTACTTGCTTCTGTAGAAGAATAA
- a CDS encoding ribosome maturation factor RimP, translating to MSKLVDSVEQLIKPAIEQAGFELIEIEYKKEGSQWFLRIYIDHPEGISLDHCVSVTSICGNLMDTMDSIPDEYIMEVSSPGLFRVLNKPSHYESVSGQRIKIKLFQPIDGKKQYLGKLLFVDGDGVKIHDEQSDKDLVIPYRCISRSNLEPELKF from the coding sequence ATGTCCAAACTAGTCGATTCAGTTGAACAATTGATAAAACCAGCAATTGAACAGGCCGGTTTTGAACTAATCGAAATTGAGTACAAAAAGGAAGGAAGTCAGTGGTTTCTCAGAATTTATATTGATCATCCTGAGGGTATCAGCCTGGATCATTGTGTTTCAGTGACTAGCATCTGCGGAAACCTGATGGATACGATGGATAGCATTCCAGATGAATATATTATGGAGGTTTCTTCGCCGGGGTTATTCCGTGTGTTGAACAAACCTTCTCATTATGAAAGTGTGTCAGGACAAAGGATAAAAATTAAGCTTTTCCAGCCGATTGATGGGAAAAAACAATATTTAGGGAAATTGTTGTTTGTTGATGGGGATGGAGTCAAAATTCATGATGAACAAAGCGACAAAGATCTTGTTATTCCTTATCGTTGTATCTCCAGATCCAATCTGGAACCTGAATTAAAGTTCTAA